In Sphingobacterium sp. lm-10, one DNA window encodes the following:
- a CDS encoding DUF6733 family protein, which produces MNLLGKLTTLAVIITAFTNLTQVHAQTNDATATFGLTSDQFFGFAPNFTLEYKLSDKIGVSTYGIFWGAGTGAAWGNWTEFGGGVNLYLSEGITLNPNLGFTFGNLLSKGAADGQLGGIAGDGIVPNLFFNVDIPKFESEIYAGYYAPLTDRAPVGGSTLAYLHYWANAGYKVSPSFSFGAHFEHLRRTKDDIGGTLDYYQWLGPYVQFNVPKFASFVRLSAGADFVRTGEIAENSESFYKLSTGFSF; this is translated from the coding sequence ATGAATTTATTAGGAAAACTAACAACACTTGCGGTAATAATTACTGCATTTACAAACCTAACCCAAGTGCATGCGCAGACAAACGATGCAACGGCCACTTTTGGCTTAACAAGTGATCAATTTTTTGGATTTGCACCCAATTTTACGCTAGAATACAAACTCAGCGATAAAATTGGCGTGTCTACCTACGGAATTTTTTGGGGAGCAGGCACGGGTGCCGCATGGGGCAACTGGACTGAATTTGGTGGTGGAGTAAACCTTTATTTAAGTGAAGGAATTACTTTAAATCCAAACCTGGGCTTTACATTTGGAAATTTACTATCTAAAGGTGCAGCAGACGGACAGTTAGGTGGCATTGCAGGTGATGGTATTGTACCAAATTTATTTTTCAACGTGGATATTCCAAAATTCGAATCCGAAATCTATGCTGGATACTACGCGCCATTGACAGACAGAGCTCCAGTAGGTGGATCCACACTTGCCTATCTACATTATTGGGCCAATGCCGGATACAAAGTTAGCCCATCCTTCTCCTTTGGTGCACATTTCGAACACTTGCGGAGAACCAAAGATGATATTGGAGGCACCTTGGATTACTATCAATGGCTTGGACCGTATGTACAATTCAATGTTCCTAAATTCGCAAGCTTTGTTCGGTTGTCTGCGGGTGCAGATTTCGTGAGAACAGGTGAGATTGCCGAAAACTCAGAATCATTTTACAAGTTATCGACAGGATTTTCTTTCTAA
- a CDS encoding major royal jelly family protein codes for MKTNFLMILIAMSAVSCDNSRNENQLVEVAQFEHSMAIGLSVNRENRVFTSFPNYDGDGNLAVAEIKDGILHPYPDAEWNTKGDYNSHFLRIQDLYVDAEDFLWVLDSKPGSSGNIFADGQGEKDGFFKLIKINTKTNLVEDIFLFEDLDKSKSALNDVRVDTEKKLAYLSDPGLASIVVLDLQTKKSRSVLAETPFTVADDITLEYDGVKMEDKDGKPFSSNINSIALTHDFQYFYFKPINTPNLYRIETQYLAEKELADGDLASKVQDMGKVGITHGMIADAKGNVYFASSEDYKLVYITPDGVLKTLIADPNLIWPDSFGIGKDGYLYFTCAQIQRLPQWNKGEDKTEYPYRAFKVKLPD; via the coding sequence ATGAAGACTAATTTTTTAATGATCCTGATCGCAATGAGCGCGGTGAGTTGCGACAATTCTAGGAATGAAAATCAGTTGGTTGAGGTCGCTCAATTCGAACATAGCATGGCGATCGGGTTAAGTGTAAATAGGGAAAACAGGGTTTTTACCTCATTTCCCAATTACGATGGTGATGGCAACCTCGCTGTAGCGGAGATAAAAGATGGAATTTTACATCCCTATCCTGATGCGGAATGGAACACCAAAGGAGATTATAATAGCCATTTTTTAAGAATACAGGATTTGTATGTCGATGCCGAGGATTTTTTGTGGGTGTTAGACTCGAAACCAGGTTCTTCGGGAAATATTTTTGCTGACGGACAAGGGGAAAAGGATGGATTTTTCAAGTTGATAAAGATTAATACGAAGACCAATTTGGTGGAAGATATATTCTTATTTGAAGATCTTGACAAATCCAAATCCGCATTGAATGACGTGCGGGTAGATACCGAAAAGAAACTGGCTTATCTCTCCGACCCAGGCCTGGCGTCTATTGTGGTCTTAGATTTACAAACTAAAAAGTCCCGCAGTGTGTTGGCGGAAACTCCATTTACGGTGGCAGACGATATTACGCTTGAATATGATGGCGTAAAAATGGAGGATAAAGATGGTAAGCCATTCTCATCCAACATCAATAGCATTGCTTTAACACATGATTTTCAATATTTCTATTTTAAACCTATCAATACCCCAAATCTTTATCGAATCGAAACCCAATATCTTGCAGAAAAAGAATTGGCCGATGGTGATCTGGCATCGAAAGTACAAGATATGGGGAAAGTAGGCATTACTCATGGAATGATTGCTGATGCAAAAGGCAATGTTTATTTTGCTTCATCAGAAGACTATAAATTGGTTTACATCACACCGGACGGTGTTTTGAAAACGTTGATCGCAGATCCAAACCTGATTTGGCCAGACTCTTTTGGTATCGGTAAAGACGGATACCTCTACTTTACCTGCGCACAGATACAGCGCTTACCACAATGGAACAAGGGAGAAGATAAGACAGAATATCCTTACCGAGCCTTTAAAGTGAAGTTGCCCGACTAA
- a CDS encoding dienelactone hydrolase family protein: MKKYLSILLFPIICQLTARAQELKPIEYHDGDQKLLGLVTANADQALPGVLILPAWKGIDEESKTAALELEKLGYIAFIADIYGQGNVPNDNKEASKIAGHYKEDYKAYQHRIALALAQLERAGAVADKIAVIGYCFGGTGALEVARANMEVKGVVCIHGGYAKASDRKNEGIHPKVLVEHAAEDKSISKADYDNLITELNEGNADWQIITYANSAHTFTDPKSADYNPVMAKRAWDHTQLFLKEILK; the protein is encoded by the coding sequence ATGAAAAAATACCTTTCGATTTTGTTATTCCCAATCATCTGTCAATTAACTGCGAGGGCGCAAGAACTTAAACCCATTGAATACCATGATGGCGATCAGAAACTCCTTGGTCTAGTGACAGCTAATGCAGATCAAGCGCTTCCTGGAGTACTCATATTGCCTGCTTGGAAAGGAATTGATGAGGAGTCGAAGACCGCTGCATTGGAATTGGAAAAGCTGGGTTACATTGCTTTTATAGCTGATATTTATGGCCAGGGAAATGTGCCAAATGATAATAAAGAAGCGAGTAAGATCGCTGGCCATTACAAGGAAGATTATAAAGCCTACCAGCATCGTATTGCATTAGCCTTAGCTCAGTTAGAGCGAGCGGGAGCGGTAGCGGATAAGATTGCGGTAATCGGTTACTGTTTTGGGGGTACCGGAGCTTTGGAGGTTGCACGTGCTAATATGGAAGTCAAAGGAGTGGTGTGTATTCACGGTGGTTATGCGAAAGCCTCTGACAGAAAAAATGAAGGCATTCATCCAAAAGTATTGGTTGAACATGCTGCCGAGGATAAATCCATCAGCAAAGCAGACTATGATAACCTGATTACCGAGTTGAACGAAGGGAATGCCGATTGGCAAATTATTACGTATGCAAATAGTGCGCATACATTTACCGATCCTAAATCCGCGGATTATAATCCGGTGATGGCCAAGCGGGCATGGGATCATACCCAGTTATTTTTGAAGGAAATATTAAAATAG
- a CDS encoding AMP-binding protein, translated as MKKYSYIKGTTDIPLLQETIGANLKNMVATFPDNEALVSVRQNYRITYRELWQQTAQVAKAILAAGLKKGDRLAIWAMNRYEWTLVQYATARIGVILVNVNPAYRSSELEYVLNQSGASMLLSASTFKTSNYDFIAKEVLPNTQVIKAIFFDKDWDEFIQSGHGISEAALGAAERNLHFDDAINIQYTSGTTGFPKGVTLSHSNILNNGYFIGLRLKYSEKDRVCIPVPFFHCFGMVIGALACTAHGSTIVIPAESFDPTATLQTVEQEKCTSLYGVPTMFITEMQLPNFSLYNLSLLRTGVMAGSPCPIEIMKNVQKKMNMKEVTVCYGMTETSPVSCQTVIGAPLEKQVSTVGTIHEHLEIKIVDPHTGDVVPIGTTGELCTKGYSVMLRYWENEDATAKVIDTDGYMHSGDEAIMDEDGYIKITGRIKDIIIRGGENISPLEVEQYLYTHPDVQDVQVIGVPDEKFGEAVMAWVKLKNGVMPNSDSFLQFCDGKIAKYKIPYYWKFVEDFPMTVSGKVRKVEMREISIKELGLKS; from the coding sequence ATGAAAAAATATTCTTATATAAAAGGAACGACAGACATTCCGTTATTACAAGAAACTATTGGCGCCAATTTAAAAAACATGGTGGCAACGTTTCCTGACAATGAAGCATTGGTTTCGGTCCGACAAAATTACAGAATAACGTATCGCGAACTCTGGCAACAAACTGCCCAAGTCGCGAAAGCCATCTTAGCCGCTGGCTTGAAGAAGGGTGATAGATTGGCCATCTGGGCAATGAACCGTTACGAATGGACACTGGTACAATATGCCACAGCTCGTATCGGTGTGATATTGGTCAACGTAAATCCCGCTTACCGAAGCTCGGAATTAGAATACGTATTAAATCAATCCGGCGCTTCTATGCTGCTATCGGCAAGCACCTTCAAAACCAGTAATTATGATTTTATTGCAAAGGAAGTGCTGCCAAATACACAAGTTATAAAAGCAATTTTCTTCGATAAAGATTGGGACGAATTTATACAGTCAGGCCATGGTATTTCCGAGGCAGCATTGGGGGCGGCAGAAAGGAATTTGCATTTTGACGATGCCATCAATATTCAATACACCTCAGGAACAACCGGCTTTCCAAAGGGAGTAACACTCTCACATAGCAATATTTTAAATAACGGATATTTTATTGGTCTTCGTTTGAAGTATTCTGAGAAAGACCGCGTCTGTATCCCTGTTCCATTTTTCCATTGTTTCGGCATGGTGATCGGAGCGCTGGCCTGTACTGCGCACGGCTCCACGATCGTGATTCCAGCAGAAAGTTTTGATCCCACGGCTACGCTACAAACCGTAGAACAAGAAAAGTGCACTTCGCTATATGGTGTTCCAACAATGTTTATCACAGAAATGCAGTTACCGAATTTCTCTCTGTACAATTTATCATTGCTAAGAACAGGCGTCATGGCAGGATCTCCCTGCCCTATTGAGATTATGAAAAATGTGCAAAAGAAAATGAATATGAAAGAGGTAACGGTTTGCTATGGCATGACGGAAACTTCGCCAGTAAGTTGCCAAACGGTGATCGGCGCACCGTTAGAAAAACAAGTAAGTACCGTCGGCACTATTCACGAGCATTTGGAAATTAAAATTGTCGATCCCCATACGGGCGATGTCGTTCCAATTGGAACGACAGGAGAATTATGTACAAAAGGTTACTCCGTCATGCTGCGCTATTGGGAAAATGAAGATGCCACCGCGAAAGTAATCGATACAGACGGTTATATGCATAGTGGAGACGAAGCCATCATGGATGAAGACGGCTACATCAAAATTACAGGGCGTATTAAAGATATCATCATACGCGGAGGCGAAAACATCTCACCATTAGAAGTAGAACAGTATCTCTATACGCATCCAGACGTACAAGATGTGCAGGTAATTGGCGTGCCAGACGAGAAATTTGGTGAGGCAGTAATGGCTTGGGTCAAATTGAAAAATGGTGTAATGCCAAATTCCGATAGCTTTTTGCAATTTTGCGATGGAAAAATCGCAAAATACAAAATACCATATTATTGGAAGTTTGTAGAAGATTTCCCGATGACCGTTTCAGGTAAAGTACGAAAAGTAGAAATGCGAGAAATTTCGATCAAAGAATTAGGTTTAAAGAGCTGA
- a CDS encoding TonB-dependent receptor has product MKLFYTFALLLFCTSSFAQSTILKGKVLDASDSFSLPGATLRLEETNRHTVSDATGDFEFLGVPAGTYTLTVNYMGYQLYRQQISTDGKQETLRILLQPLSHSLDEISVIGDIAKGQAKALNQQKNNSNITNIISSDQVGRFPDQNIGDALKRVPGITMQNDQGEARNIIIRGLSPELNSVTINGDRIPSAEGDNRNVQMDLIPADMISTIEVNKTLTPDMDADAIGGSVNLVTRAVPNKQRISATLSGGYAPIRGQGLYNGAIVYGNRFMDNKLGVVVSGTLQAQNFGSDNIEATWRERDGRIAMSEMDIRKYDVQRIRRSVSLATDYEIDSRNRIELNAIYNWRDDRENRYRTRYTGLTWNEDIQSYTGRVRRQTKGGIGNSLNDNTRLETQKVMNFSLKGEHLLSPVVDFDWAASYSKALEDRPNERYIQYQSPNNIRLDQDLSDTYRPLVVDPYQDYSRFSLHQLTANHNYTAEDEFGFKANVRLPLSIIPDQKGRLRAGVRVRAKSKSRDNIFYNYTPIDAFGAMSTLPLENWSGENYAAGSQYTPGSFVDKRFLGSLDLTNPALFRESADASEFLAVNYQAKELIMASYLRWDQQITDQLSAIAGLRMEHTRINYTGNYVEGEEELLGAVNNKNNYFNWLPSVSFKYDVTNDFILRAAYTTSLARPNYYALAPYVNSIPEDREITAGNPNLKATFSHNFDFMAENYFQNVGLVSGGVFYKRMKNFIYNYSDLNFTNEKFATAFPNISNPIPIDATDQWTFVQARNGDNVDVYGLEVAFQRQLDFLPGRFLKGFGVYGNYTFIKSIAKGITTDEGVERTGLGLPRTAPHMFNASISWENNRFSARLSSNFAAAYLDEIGETAFNDSYYDKQFFLDANASYKITPKLRVFGEANNLTNQPLRYYQGSRELMMQLEYYRARYTLGLKFDL; this is encoded by the coding sequence ATGAAATTATTCTACACGTTTGCATTACTACTATTTTGCACGAGTTCTTTTGCCCAAAGCACGATCCTTAAAGGAAAGGTGTTGGATGCCAGCGATAGCTTCTCTTTACCAGGAGCAACACTTCGCTTAGAAGAAACGAATCGGCACACCGTTTCGGATGCCACAGGAGATTTCGAATTCTTGGGCGTCCCTGCTGGCACGTATACACTCACCGTAAACTACATGGGCTACCAACTGTACAGACAGCAAATCAGTACGGATGGGAAGCAAGAAACACTTCGTATCCTACTACAACCACTCAGTCATTCTTTAGACGAGATAAGCGTCATCGGCGATATTGCCAAAGGACAGGCCAAAGCGCTAAATCAACAAAAGAACAACAGCAACATCACCAACATTATTTCTTCCGATCAAGTGGGTCGCTTCCCAGATCAGAATATTGGAGACGCTTTAAAACGTGTACCAGGGATTACCATGCAAAATGATCAAGGCGAAGCGCGGAACATTATTATTCGCGGCCTTTCGCCCGAGCTCAACTCGGTTACCATTAACGGCGACCGTATCCCATCCGCCGAAGGCGATAACCGCAACGTGCAGATGGATTTAATTCCGGCGGATATGATCTCCACCATTGAGGTAAACAAAACGCTTACGCCAGATATGGACGCAGATGCGATCGGCGGATCAGTGAATTTGGTTACGCGTGCCGTGCCCAACAAACAACGCATCTCAGCGACTTTAAGCGGTGGCTACGCACCGATCCGTGGACAAGGTCTGTATAACGGAGCTATCGTTTACGGAAACCGATTCATGGACAATAAGCTCGGTGTCGTGGTAAGTGGTACATTACAAGCGCAAAATTTTGGTTCGGATAATATTGAAGCAACTTGGCGAGAAAGAGATGGTCGTATCGCTATGAGTGAAATGGACATCCGTAAGTACGATGTACAGCGTATCCGTCGAAGCGTATCGTTGGCCACGGATTACGAAATAGATTCCCGCAACCGCATAGAGTTGAATGCCATTTACAACTGGCGAGATGACCGGGAGAATCGCTATCGTACGCGATATACCGGCCTGACTTGGAATGAAGATATTCAGAGCTATACCGGACGAGTACGTCGGCAAACGAAAGGAGGCATCGGCAATAGCTTGAACGACAATACCCGATTGGAAACCCAGAAGGTGATGAACTTCTCGTTGAAAGGAGAACACTTGTTAAGCCCGGTAGTAGACTTTGATTGGGCAGCGAGCTATTCTAAAGCATTGGAAGACCGCCCTAATGAAAGATACATACAATACCAATCCCCAAACAATATCCGATTGGATCAGGACTTAAGCGATACATATCGTCCATTAGTGGTGGATCCTTATCAGGACTACTCCAGATTCAGCTTACATCAGCTCACTGCCAATCATAATTATACGGCGGAGGACGAGTTCGGCTTCAAAGCCAATGTTCGCTTGCCATTAAGCATTATTCCTGATCAAAAAGGAAGATTGCGCGCAGGTGTAAGAGTACGTGCCAAATCCAAATCAAGGGATAACATTTTCTATAACTACACGCCAATAGATGCTTTCGGAGCGATGAGCACCCTGCCACTGGAGAACTGGAGTGGCGAGAATTACGCAGCGGGAAGTCAGTATACTCCGGGATCATTCGTAGATAAACGCTTCTTAGGTAGCTTAGACTTAACCAATCCTGCACTATTTAGAGAATCTGCCGACGCTTCAGAGTTTTTGGCTGTAAACTATCAGGCAAAGGAATTGATTATGGCGAGTTATCTACGCTGGGATCAGCAGATTACGGATCAATTATCTGCTATCGCGGGATTGCGGATGGAGCACACCAGAATTAACTATACGGGTAACTACGTGGAAGGAGAAGAGGAACTTCTGGGCGCAGTCAACAATAAAAATAATTACTTCAATTGGCTACCAAGTGTTAGCTTCAAATATGATGTGACCAATGATTTCATCTTGCGTGCTGCCTATACGACCAGTCTTGCTAGGCCTAACTATTATGCATTAGCACCCTATGTAAATAGTATTCCGGAAGACCGAGAAATTACGGCTGGAAACCCGAATTTAAAGGCAACGTTCTCGCATAACTTCGACTTTATGGCAGAAAATTACTTCCAGAATGTCGGTTTGGTTTCTGGAGGCGTATTCTACAAACGCATGAAAAACTTTATCTATAATTACAGTGATTTAAATTTCACGAATGAAAAGTTTGCGACTGCATTTCCCAATATATCTAACCCAATTCCTATTGATGCGACAGACCAATGGACGTTCGTGCAAGCACGTAATGGCGACAACGTAGATGTCTATGGCTTGGAAGTCGCCTTCCAACGTCAGCTAGATTTTTTACCTGGCCGCTTCCTAAAAGGGTTTGGAGTGTATGGTAATTATACCTTTATTAAATCAATTGCAAAAGGTATTACCACCGATGAAGGTGTAGAGCGTACGGGATTAGGACTGCCAAGAACAGCACCTCACATGTTTAACGCCTCCATCTCTTGGGAGAATAACCGCTTCTCAGCACGTCTGTCCAGCAATTTTGCAGCAGCCTATTTGGATGAGATCGGCGAGACCGCTTTCAATGATTCGTACTACGACAAACAATTTTTCCTGGATGCCAATGCCTCCTACAAGATCACGCCAAAACTGCGTGTTTTCGGTGAAGCCAATAACCTAACTAATCAGCCATTACGCTATTATCAGGGGAGCCGCGAATTAATGATGCAATTAGAGTATTACCGTGCGCGGTATACATTGGGTCTAAAATTTGATCTGTAG
- a CDS encoding metallophosphoesterase, which translates to MRKLISTILLTAFTLLAYAQEGGVTPFEYEKQTGYSGKNIPGMVYQEDSFNFVVVGDFGRVGDYYQRDVAREMGHATVVLDADFILSVGDNFYPDGVESTRDYHWISSFEEIYKDPSLYRSWYVALGNHDYRGSVQAQIDYSKVSRRWNMPDRYYSKTFELKHGKKLQMIVIDTNPFIKSYHKNPEKYLEITEQDTAAQRQWLEKELANTDPSIAWKVVVGHHPMYSGGGRKVSTDTKDFEAQFADLFDRYQVDAYICGHEHDLQIIKPEGRYTTQYLSGAGSEVRQSGEREGTLFAATEPGFMTFSVVDDQLTVHVVKADSTGGEVLYQHHASKVNTPAVKEMVEQPKPANNVRKTTKKKRN; encoded by the coding sequence ATGAGAAAATTGATATCTACTATTTTGCTTACGGCTTTTACCCTGCTTGCCTATGCACAGGAAGGCGGTGTCACCCCTTTTGAATACGAAAAACAGACGGGCTATTCGGGTAAAAATATTCCAGGAATGGTCTATCAGGAAGACAGCTTTAATTTTGTCGTGGTCGGCGATTTCGGACGAGTTGGGGATTATTACCAACGCGATGTCGCTCGCGAGATGGGACATGCTACGGTCGTATTGGATGCGGACTTTATTCTTTCCGTCGGCGATAACTTCTACCCGGACGGCGTTGAAAGTACGCGAGATTATCATTGGATATCTTCTTTCGAAGAAATATACAAAGATCCGAGCTTGTACAGAAGCTGGTATGTAGCATTGGGCAATCACGATTACCGTGGCAGTGTACAAGCACAAATCGACTACTCAAAAGTGAGCAGAAGATGGAATATGCCCGATCGATACTACAGCAAAACTTTTGAGCTGAAACATGGAAAAAAATTACAAATGATCGTGATAGACACGAATCCATTTATTAAAAGTTATCACAAAAACCCAGAAAAATACCTGGAAATCACTGAACAAGATACTGCAGCCCAACGTCAGTGGTTGGAGAAAGAGCTCGCAAACACCGACCCATCTATAGCGTGGAAAGTCGTTGTAGGGCATCACCCAATGTATAGCGGTGGCGGACGTAAAGTGTCGACAGATACCAAAGATTTTGAAGCACAATTTGCCGATTTATTTGACAGGTACCAAGTAGATGCCTATATCTGCGGTCACGAGCATGATTTGCAAATCATCAAACCAGAAGGTCGTTATACGACACAATATCTTTCTGGAGCGGGTAGCGAAGTGCGTCAATCGGGCGAACGTGAAGGCACCCTATTTGCTGCTACCGAACCTGGCTTTATGACGTTCTCTGTTGTCGACGATCAGCTTACGGTACATGTGGTGAAGGCAGATTCTACGGGTGGTGAAGTGCTTTACCAACATCACGCATCAAAAGTAAACACTCCGGCCGTCAAGGAAATGGTAGAACAGCCTAAACCGGCCAATAATGTGCGTAAAACCACGAAAAAGAAAAGAAACTAA
- a CDS encoding phytase, which yields MKQLIAICLTAALIAACGDRLATVAPNALKPTIITEETAHDTDDPAFWIHPEDPTKSLVIGTDKEVGGGLYVYDLEGKIINKFLDMQRPNNVDVAYGLEINGVKTDIAVTTERKANTIRIFSLPDLKPIDNGGIPIFEGEQGEDERDGMGIALYTEKAGAAGNTIYAIVGRKTGPSGSYLWQYKLSADAQGIVHGEVVRKFGTYSGNKEIEAIAVDNELGYVYYSDETAGVRKYYANPNQGNEELAFFGQEDALRDHEGIAIYKKEGDAGYILVSDQQNNSFLVYDRAGTDGNPHMHTLLAEIPVSAIECDGADAVNMNLGPKFPEGMLVAMSNGRVFHYYDWRIVQQWIDEHPIKK from the coding sequence ATGAAACAACTTATAGCTATTTGCTTAACAGCCGCCTTGATCGCTGCCTGCGGCGATCGGCTCGCCACCGTAGCGCCAAACGCACTGAAGCCCACTATCATCACGGAAGAAACGGCACACGATACCGACGATCCTGCATTTTGGATACACCCAGAAGATCCGACCAAAAGCTTGGTGATCGGAACGGATAAAGAAGTAGGCGGCGGGCTGTACGTTTATGATCTCGAAGGAAAGATCATCAACAAATTTCTCGACATGCAGCGACCTAATAACGTCGACGTGGCGTATGGTCTGGAAATCAACGGCGTCAAGACGGATATTGCAGTGACCACCGAACGTAAAGCGAATACGATCCGTATATTCTCTTTGCCGGACCTGAAGCCTATTGATAATGGGGGCATTCCTATTTTTGAGGGAGAACAGGGTGAAGATGAGCGAGACGGAATGGGTATCGCGTTATACACGGAGAAAGCAGGTGCTGCCGGCAACACGATTTATGCTATCGTTGGCCGCAAGACCGGACCATCCGGTAGCTACTTATGGCAGTATAAATTATCGGCCGATGCACAGGGCATCGTTCACGGGGAAGTCGTTCGGAAATTTGGCACCTATAGCGGTAACAAAGAAATTGAAGCCATAGCCGTAGATAATGAATTGGGTTATGTATACTACTCCGATGAGACTGCAGGCGTGCGTAAATACTATGCAAACCCCAATCAGGGGAATGAAGAATTAGCTTTCTTTGGTCAAGAAGATGCGTTACGCGACCACGAAGGGATTGCGATCTATAAAAAAGAAGGCGATGCGGGATACATACTGGTATCTGATCAGCAGAATAATTCTTTCCTGGTGTACGACAGAGCGGGCACCGATGGGAATCCTCATATGCATACCCTATTGGCAGAAATTCCAGTTTCTGCGATAGAGTGCGATGGCGCAGATGCCGTTAACATGAATCTGGGACCAAAATTTCCGGAAGGCATGCTGGTCGCCATGAGTAATGGTCGGGTATTCCATTACTACGACTGGCGTATCGTCCAACAATGGATTGATGAGCATCCAATCAAGAAGTAA
- a CDS encoding S41 family peptidase, producing MNKNFVFKLAALLLFTFSTGNSCMAQQRVMLDSIIHLLGTESIYKDKFDKELYKRRRDSVNINDFKGAIAPLVQQMLTDIGDHHGMLMRDHHIFLSDRPDDAETDTVLLKFAYDEAFAFRSTLIANQYGYVSIPSPQIPMEAFSDHTKAVDFISGMAQQIQDTICALESHNLNGLILDLRLSMGGNMPLLLNSISVLIGDGKVFDVVWGNGTESTYQLIDGQLYEGDTYLGKTANRCSFNKQKIAVLIGPLNGSASSQTAMALKGLDNVRFFGEETSRYSSNITRLIRFSNGASLNFAAGLVKDREGIVYEGSVTPDVYIKGGDNFESLAEDAKVKAAIAWFEEGA from the coding sequence ATGAACAAGAACTTTGTGTTCAAGCTAGCGGCGTTATTGCTCTTTACGTTTTCTACAGGTAACAGCTGTATGGCGCAGCAACGTGTTATGTTGGATTCCATTATTCATTTATTGGGGACTGAGTCCATTTATAAAGATAAGTTCGACAAAGAGCTTTACAAGCGACGTCGCGATTCCGTTAATATTAATGATTTTAAGGGTGCTATTGCGCCTTTGGTGCAACAGATGTTAACGGATATAGGAGATCATCATGGTATGCTTATGCGAGATCATCATATATTTTTGTCTGACAGACCAGACGATGCTGAGACAGATACCGTGCTCTTGAAGTTTGCTTACGATGAAGCATTTGCTTTTCGATCGACTCTAATCGCTAATCAATATGGGTACGTGTCTATTCCGTCTCCGCAAATTCCAATGGAAGCTTTTTCTGATCATACAAAGGCGGTAGACTTTATTTCTGGTATGGCCCAACAGATTCAAGATACCATCTGCGCCTTAGAATCGCATAACCTAAACGGATTAATTCTGGATTTACGACTGAGTATGGGAGGTAATATGCCGCTCTTGTTAAATAGCATAAGCGTCTTGATTGGTGATGGAAAGGTGTTTGATGTGGTTTGGGGAAATGGAACAGAATCTACCTACCAACTGATCGACGGCCAACTCTACGAGGGTGATACCTATCTCGGAAAAACGGCAAACCGGTGTAGTTTTAATAAGCAAAAAATTGCAGTGCTGATTGGCCCACTAAATGGTAGTGCCTCTTCTCAGACAGCAATGGCCTTAAAAGGGTTAGACAATGTCCGATTCTTTGGTGAAGAAACGAGTCGCTATTCGTCTAATATCACCAGATTGATTCGGTTTAGTAATGGCGCCTCATTAAACTTTGCCGCGGGGCTTGTTAAGGATAGGGAAGGGATAGTATATGAAGGCTCCGTTACGCCTGACGTATATATAAAAGGAGGAGATAATTTTGAATCTCTAGCGGAGGATGCCAAGGTAAAAGCCGCGATAGCCTGGTTCGAGGAGGGAGCTTAG